The sequence below is a genomic window from Streptomyces sudanensis.
GGTGCTCGGCGGTGTCGACGAGGAACATCCGGCCGGGCTGGAGGCGGCCCTTGCGGACGACCCTGCCGGGTTCGACGTCGAGGACGCCGACCTCGGAGGAGAGGACGACCAGGCCGTCGTCGGTGACCCAGTAGCGGCCGGGGCGCAGGCCGTTGCGGTCCAGGACGGCGCCGGCGCGGGTGCCGTCGGTGAAGGTGATGCAGGCGGGGCCGTCCCAGGGCTCCATCATCGTGGAGTGGTACCGGTAGAAGGCGCGCCGGTCGGGGTCCATGGAGTCGTGGTTCTCCCACGCCTCGGGGACCATCATCAGCACCGCGTGGGGCAGGGAGCGGCCGCCGAGGTGGAGCAGTTCCAGGACCTCGTCGAAGGAGGCGGAGTCGGAGGCGTCCGGGGTGCAGATCGGGAGGATCCGCTCCAGGGCGCCGTCGCCGAAGAGGCCGGAGGCGAGCTGGGACTCGCGGGCGCGCATCCAGTTGCGGTTGCCCCTGACGGTGTTGATCTCCCCGTTGTGGGCGACGAAGCGGTACGGGTGGGCGAGCGGCCAGCTCGGGAAGGTGTTGGTGGAGAAGCGGGAGTGGACCAGGGCGAGCGCGCTGGCGGTGCGGCGGTCGGACAGGTCGGGGAAGAACGGCTCCAGCTGCCCGGTGGTGAGCATGCCCTTGTAGACCAGGGTGCGGGCGGACAGCGACGCGAAGTAGACGCCCAGCTCGCGTTCGGCGCGCTTGCGCAGCACGAAGGCCCTGCGGTCCAGGTCGATGCCGGTGCTGCCGGTGCCGTCGGTGAGGAACAGCTGGCGGAAGGCCGGCATGGTGGCGCGGGCGGCGGCGCCGAGGAGTTCCGGGGTGACGGGCACCTCGCGCCAGCCGAGGACGGTCAGGCCCTCCTCGGCGGCGAGCTCCTCGATCCGCGGGACGGCCTCGTCGGCGGCGTCCCCGGGGAGGAAGGCGGTGCCGACGGCGTACGCGCCGGCCTCGGGCAGTTCGAACCCGGCGGCCTCGCGCAGGAACGCGTCGGGGACCTGGATGAGGATGCCCGCGCCGTCGCCGGAGTCGGGCTCGGAACCGGTGGCGCCGCGGTGCTCCAGGTTGCGCAGCACGTCCAGCGCCTGCCGGAGCAGTTCGTGGCTGGGGACGCCGGTGAGGGTGGCCACCAGTCCGACGCCGCAGGCGTCGTGTTCGTGGCGGGGGTCGTACATCCCCTGCGGAGCGGGGCGACTGTCCATGGGCGACCAGGCATCGGCGCGCATCGGCTCTCCCGTCGTCGTCGTGGCACGTGTGGATGCCGAAGGGACGACGTTGGCCCTCCGCTGAAGTCTCGCGTAGGTCACATGATGAAACGTTTCCCAGGAGATGGATACCCCGTTCCACCATGCGGACGGGGGGTGGCGGTGCCGCGGGGGCGGCGCCGCCGNGNCCCCGTCGGTNNCNNTGGGCGGGGCCCGCGGCCTTTTCGGGGAGGAGGCGGGCTCCGTCGCCCGCGGCGTCCACGGCTGATCCCCCGTCGCGGAGGGGCCGAAACCGCCGGGCGGCGGTCGCCCGNNNNNNNNNNNNNNNNNNNNNNNNNNNNNNNNNNNNNNNNNNNNNNNNNNNNNNNNNNAGACATTTGTTAAACGGACAGCGNGTTCGGCGCGGTNNCNCNNNNNGNGCCGCCCGGGGGCCGGCCCGCCTCAGAGCACCGCGCCGAACAGCCCGCCCAGCGCGTACGTCACGGCCGCCGCGGCCCCGCCGAGGACCAGCTGCCGCAGGCCGCTGTACCACCAGCTGCGCGCCGTCACCCGCGCGACGAGCGCCCCGCAGGCGAACAGCCCGGCCAGCGCCAGCAGCACCGCGGGCCACAGCGCGGTCGCGCCCAGCAGGTACGGCAGGACGGGCAGCAGCGCGCCCAGGGCGAACGAGCCGAACGACGAGGCGGCGGCGACCAGCGGCGACGGCAGGTCGTCCGGGTCCACGCCCAGCTCCTCGCGGGCGTGGATCTCCAGCGCCTGCTCCGGGTCGCGGGACAGCTGCGCGGCCACCTCGCGGGCGAGGCGGGGCTCGACGCCGCGCGCCGCGTACAGCGCGGCCAGCTCCTCCATCTCGTCCGCCGGGTGCCTGCGCAGCTCCCGGCGCTCGACGTCCAGCTCGGCCTCGACCAGCTCCCGCTGCGAGGCGACGGAGGTGTACTCGCCGGCCGCCATGGAGAACGCGCCGGCGGCCAGACCCGCCAGACCGGCGATGACGACGGTCTGCTGCGCCGCCGAGCCTCCCGCCACACCGGTCATCAGCGCCAGGTTGGACACCAGCCCGTCCATCGCGCCGAACACCGCCGGACGGAGCCAGCCGCCGTTGACGTCGCGGTGCGTGTGGTTGTCGCGGTGGGCGACGTGCAGTGCGGCCTCGGTCTCGATGATGGACACGGCTCTCCCCTTGCTCTCACGGGCCTGACCCGCGCCTTCCCTCGATCGCCTTCGAAAATACGCCCGATGTAAGGGGTGCGCTAGCAAGGCAGGCTTTACTTAGTAAGGGTCGCCACACCACGGGGGCCGTCCGGCCGGGGCGGCCCCGGACGTACCGTCCGCAGGCCGGCGTGCCCCGGAACGGCGAAGCGGCCGCCGGGGCCCGTCGGGGTCCCGGCGACCGCTCGTCGCCCGAAGGCGGGGGTCAGGGTTTCCGCGGCGCTCCGGCGTCGGCCGTCGCACCGGTGGCCGGCTCGTCCTCGCCGGTCTTCTCCTCGCCGGCCCGCGCGCCCTCGGGCGCCGCGGTCCCGGTGGCGGGGCTCCCCGCGGCCGCCGGCTCCACGGTCTCCTCCCGGCCCGGCCGCCTGCGCGCCGACAGCACGATGTACGTCACGGCCAGCAGGAACACCACGGCCGCGGTCCACACGTTCAGGCGCAGGCCCAGGATGCGGTGGGCGTCGTCGACGCGCATGTACTCGATCCAGGCGCGGCCCGCGCAGTACGCGGCGACGTACAGGGCGAACGCCCGGCCGTGCCCCAGCGTGAACCGGCGGTCGGCCCAGATCACCAGGAGGGCGACGCCGACGCACCACAGCGACTCGTACAGGAACGTCGGGTGGTAGAGCCCGGCCTCGCGGTTCGGGCCCTCGCTGATCTCCAGCGCCCACGGGAGGTCCGTGGACCGGCCGTACAGCTCCTGGTTGAACCAGTTGCCCCAGCGGCCGATCGCCTGGGCGAAGGCGATGCCCGGGGCGATCGCGTCGGCGTACGCGGGCAGCGGGATCCCCCGGCGGCGGCAGCCGATCCAGGCGCCCACCGCGCCGAGCGCGATGGCGCCCCAGATGCCGAGGCCGCCCTCCCAGATCTTGAAGGCGTCGACCCAGTTCCGGCCCTCGCTGAAGTAGAGCTGGTAGTCGGTGACGACGTGGTAGAGCCGGCCGCCGACCAGGCCGAAGGGAACCGCCCAGACGGCGATGTCGGCCACGGTGCCGGCGGTGCCGCCCCGGGCGACCCATCGCCTGTTGCCGTAC
It includes:
- a CDS encoding VIT1/CCC1 transporter family protein, which codes for MSIIETEAALHVAHRDNHTHRDVNGGWLRPAVFGAMDGLVSNLALMTGVAGGSAAQQTVVIAGLAGLAAGAFSMAAGEYTSVASQRELVEAELDVERRELRRHPADEMEELAALYAARGVEPRLAREVAAQLSRDPEQALEIHAREELGVDPDDLPSPLVAAASSFGSFALGALLPVLPYLLGATALWPAVLLALAGLFACGALVARVTARSWWYSGLRQLVLGGAAAAVTYALGGLFGAVL
- the lgt gene encoding prolipoprotein diacylglyceryl transferase, translated to MDLAYIPSPSTGVIHLGPVPLRGYAFCIIIGVFVAVWYGNRRWVARGGTAGTVADIAVWAVPFGLVGGRLYHVVTDYQLYFSEGRNWVDAFKIWEGGLGIWGAIALGAVGAWIGCRRRGIPLPAYADAIAPGIAFAQAIGRWGNWFNQELYGRSTDLPWALEISEGPNREAGLYHPTFLYESLWCVGVALLVIWADRRFTLGHGRAFALYVAAYCAGRAWIEYMRVDDAHRILGLRLNVWTAAVVFLLAVTYIVLSARRRPGREETVEPAAAGSPATGTAAPEGARAGEEKTGEDEPATGATADAGAPRKP